DNA from Devosia yakushimensis:
GCATCGTTCAGGGCCTGGCGGGCGAGCGCCAGATTGCCGGCGATGTCGCCAACCTTGGGATTGAGCTGGGCAAGCGCAATTCTGAGGCGGTCTGTCACGATAATGCTGCCCGTATGCTGGAGAAATGGGTGCGGCGCAGCGGCGCAAACCGGCGCGGGCAAGACTTATCCGCTCGCCCCGGCAAGGGCAAGCGGATCGAGATAGGCGGATAGTCTGAGAGGTTCTAGAAGCGGCCGGTCAGTTCGGCCAGGGCGCCATAGCGCAACAGCGAAAAGCCGTTCAGCGACTGGTCGCTGTAGATATAGCTATCGGGCGTGGATGCTTCCCACCATTTCTGGCGTGAACTGCTCGGCCCCTCGAGCAGCCAGGCGCGGCCCCCGACCCGTATGGTCAGGTTCTCGGTAGGGTGAAAGCCGATCATGATCTGGCCGCTCGCGCCATAAAGGGCACCGCTTGTTTCGGTGCGGGTTCTGTTGACCGTAACACCCTGAATGACAGTGTCCGCCATGGGGATTTCGGCACTGGCGCCATAGCCGTAGGCGTAGGGAATGGCGGCGATTTCAGCGTCGATATCGAACATTTCATTGATATCGGCGTGAGCGGTGACACCCAGACGCAGCGAATGAAGGTTGAGACCGTCGACATTCTGGACGTCATAGCGATTTCGATCAGGAGATTCCCGGTTGTACTGGTAGCCGACCAGGGCGCCGAAGCGGAACGTCTCGTTGCCGAACGGGGTATAGCCGAAATCGGCACCGGCATAGCCGATCTGCCCGCCTTCGAAGGGCGACGGGACGCCGACATTGGTGTTGTGATCGCCAGTTGTGTAGACGGCGTAGCCGGCCTGCCCCTTGAGGAAGGTCGAGGTATAATCGTCGTCGATCCGGAGATGGCCTTCCAGGATGTGGCTGCGATCATTGGTATCGTAGGAATTGCCGCCGATTTCGGCGCTCTGCTCACCGAGCGAATACCAGTAGCGCAGGCCCGCTTCCATCCGGAGAGGGTTTTCGGTGCTCTGCTCCCAGCCATTGTCATAGGAGGGGCGCATCGCTCCGAACATCGGGTAGTCGGCGGCCAGGGTTGGCGCCGCAGCGGCAAGCGCCAGCATCGCGATGGCGCCGGAAAGGGAGCGCTTCATGACAATCTCCAGAACGCAGGCCCATTCTGGGCCGTTCAGGAAATTTATGGGTCATTAGGGTTAATGTTCCGCTAAATGGCGGATTGGGGATTGGGCACAGGAATATCGCGGCTCCCATCACCCCACCCTCGATCCCTCCCCATCAAGGGGAGGGAGGCGCAGACTGAGGGCTCACGGTTCTTCCTTGCCCTATTCGCCGGCGATGCGGGTTTCGCGGGGAGGCTTTTGGGCGTGGACTTCTTCGGCGACGAGGAAGGCCAGTTCCAGGGCCTGGCTGGCGTTGAGGCGGGGGTCGCAATAAGTGTGGTAGCGGTCCGAGAGGGAGGCTTCGGTGACGGCCGAGACGCCGCCGACGCATTCGGTGACATCATCGCCGGTCATTTCGATATGCACGCCGCCGGCATAGGTGCCCATGTCACGGTGGATTTCGAAGAAGCTCTTTACTTCTGACAGGACGCGCTCGAAGGGGCGGGTCTTATAGCCGGTCGAAGCCTTGATGGTGTTGCCATGCATCGGATCGGAGCACCAGACGACAGTGCGGCCAGCGCGCTGCACGGTTTCGATCAGGCGCGGCAGATGATCGTGGACCTTGTCGGAGCCGAAGCGGGCGATCAGGGTAATGCGGCCGGCCTCATCGGTGGGGTTGAGGCGGTCGAGCAGGCGCAATAGATCGTCGCTGCTCAGGGTAGGGCCGCATTTGATGCCGATGGGGTTCTTGATGCCGGCGAAATATTCGACATGGGCGGCATCGGGCTGGCGAGTGCGGTCGCCGATCCACAGCATGTGGCCGGAGGTGGCGTACCAGTCATTGGTGATGGAGTCGCGGCGGGTCAGGGCTTCTTCATAGCCGAGCAGCAGGGCTTCGTGGCTGGTGAAGAAACTGGTCTGGCGCAGGGCCGGTGTGTTGTCCGGGTTGAGGCCGAGGGCGGCCATGAAGGTAATGGCGTCGTCGATCTTGCGCGCGACTTCCTCGTAGCGCGGATACCAATTGGAGCCCTTCATGAACCCGACGGTCCATTCATGAATGCGGGTCAGTTCGGCATAGCCGCCCATGGAGAAGGCGCGCAGCAGATTGAGCGTGGCGGCCGACTGGCGATAGGCCTGCAGCATGCGGTCGGGATCAGGGACACGGGCGCCTTCGGTGAACTCGATGGAATTGATGATATCGCCGCGATAGCTGGGCAGTTCGATGCCATCGATGGTTTCGGTATCGGCGGAACGCGGCTTGGCGAATTGGCCGGCGACGCGGCCGACCTTGACCACGGGCTTACTGGCGCCATGGGTCAGCACGACGGCCATTTGCAGGAAGACGCGGAAGAAGTCGCGGATGTGATCGGCGCCATGCTCGGCAAAGCTCTCGGCGCAATCGCCCCCCTGCAGCAGGAAGGCGTCGCCACGGGCCACGGAGGCCAGCTTGGACTTGAGATCGCGCGCCTCGCCAGCAAAGACCAGCGGCGGGAAAGTGCCCAATTGGCGCTCGGCTTCGGCCAATGCGGCGGCGTCGGGATAGGCCGGCACCTGGGAAATGGGCTTGTCGCGCCAGCTATTGGGGGTCCAATTGGTCATGTCGGGTCTCGCTCACGCGGGGTTATGCATCGTTGCGGGCGGAATACCAAGGCTGGCGGGGCGGGACAAGGATATTCGGGGTGGGCTTTGGTATGAGGACGTGCGCAAGCGCCGCCTGTGCCGCGGTTGTC
Protein-coding regions in this window:
- a CDS encoding class II 3-deoxy-7-phosphoheptulonate synthase, whose translation is MTNWTPNSWRDKPISQVPAYPDAAALAEAERQLGTFPPLVFAGEARDLKSKLASVARGDAFLLQGGDCAESFAEHGADHIRDFFRVFLQMAVVLTHGASKPVVKVGRVAGQFAKPRSADTETIDGIELPSYRGDIINSIEFTEGARVPDPDRMLQAYRQSAATLNLLRAFSMGGYAELTRIHEWTVGFMKGSNWYPRYEEVARKIDDAITFMAALGLNPDNTPALRQTSFFTSHEALLLGYEEALTRRDSITNDWYATSGHMLWIGDRTRQPDAAHVEYFAGIKNPIGIKCGPTLSSDDLLRLLDRLNPTDEAGRITLIARFGSDKVHDHLPRLIETVQRAGRTVVWCSDPMHGNTIKASTGYKTRPFERVLSEVKSFFEIHRDMGTYAGGVHIEMTGDDVTECVGGVSAVTEASLSDRYHTYCDPRLNASQALELAFLVAEEVHAQKPPRETRIAGE